One genomic segment of Vibrio quintilis includes these proteins:
- a CDS encoding DUF6916 family protein translates to MSFDQFTKEVLEPFTGKSICVCDKESGATLSELQIEKVTETESGEFDSLSVILKGNPEVQLPQNTYTFKSEAFDEVELFMVPNSVDSYQIIVSRKKS, encoded by the coding sequence ATGAGTTTTGATCAATTTACCAAAGAAGTCCTTGAACCTTTTACGGGTAAGAGCATTTGTGTCTGTGATAAAGAAAGTGGTGCAACACTATCCGAGTTACAGATTGAAAAAGTTACGGAAACAGAATCCGGGGAATTTGATTCTCTCTCTGTGATACTCAAAGGTAATCCGGAGGTGCAGCTGCCGCAGAATACATACACATTTAAAAGCGAAGCTTTTGACGAAGTTGAGTTGTTTATGGTGCCTAACTCGGTTGACAGCTATCAGATTATTGTGTCGAGAAAAAAATCCTGA
- a CDS encoding phage tail protein, whose protein sequence is MSDPFIGEIMMWGFKFAPVHYAKCDGQPLEISQYNALFALVYNTFGGDGRVNFQLPDLRGRAPMHIGYGIDIGDKYGFESVVLTEANTGHRHLVTASANQAEEITPFDTHSGAGNFPAVAQGVDLYGVPSGTVALAPDALTSTGGNKSHSNMQPSLVINFCIALEGVFPSRS, encoded by the coding sequence ATGTCAGATCCTTTCATTGGTGAAATTATGATGTGGGGCTTTAAATTCGCACCTGTACATTATGCTAAGTGTGATGGACAACCCCTCGAAATCAGTCAGTACAACGCACTTTTTGCTCTGGTTTACAATACTTTTGGTGGTGATGGCCGGGTGAATTTCCAACTGCCCGACTTACGTGGCAGAGCACCGATGCACATAGGTTATGGTATCGATATCGGCGATAAGTATGGTTTTGAGTCCGTGGTTTTGACCGAGGCAAATACCGGACACCGCCATCTTGTGACAGCTTCAGCGAATCAGGCGGAAGAGATTACTCCATTTGATACTCACTCAGGCGCAGGCAATTTCCCGGCAGTGGCCCAGGGTGTTGATTTATATGGTGTGCCTTCCGGCACAGTTGCTTTGGCTCCTGATGCTTTGACCAGTACAGGAGGAAATAAGTCTCACAGCAATATGCAGCCTTCCCTGGTGATTAATTTTTGTATTGCGTTGGAAGGTGTCTTTCCAAGCCGCAGCTAA
- a CDS encoding phage tail protein: MSESYTGEIRMFGGNYSPVHWAFCDGQELATSAQQELFSLLGSLYGGDGRSTFALPEMRGRVPLHYGQGPGLTNRFPGQRFGQEGVVLTKDQIPLHSHSFMTSSEPPASGSPSSSEVIGAGYAFSDKSSIAGKMNEGMIQYAGSGAAHYNMMPYSVVNFIICMIGLYPTRS; the protein is encoded by the coding sequence ATGTCAGAGAGTTATACCGGAGAAATCCGCATGTTTGGGGGCAATTATAGTCCGGTTCACTGGGCTTTTTGTGATGGACAAGAGCTGGCAACCAGTGCTCAGCAAGAGCTTTTTTCACTGTTGGGTTCGCTCTATGGCGGTGATGGCCGGTCAACTTTTGCTTTACCGGAAATGAGAGGACGGGTTCCGTTGCATTACGGACAAGGTCCGGGGTTGACAAACCGGTTTCCCGGGCAACGTTTTGGACAGGAAGGCGTTGTGCTAACCAAAGATCAGATCCCCTTACACAGTCATTCTTTTATGACTTCTTCTGAACCACCGGCCAGTGGATCGCCATCATCATCTGAAGTGATCGGGGCGGGTTATGCTTTCTCTGACAAATCATCGATTGCCGGGAAGATGAATGAAGGCATGATTCAATATGCAGGAAGCGGTGCGGCGCATTACAATATGATGCCTTACAGTGTTGTCAATTTTATTATTTGTATGATTGGCTTATACCCTACGCGAAGTTAG
- a CDS encoding DUF6694 family lipoprotein — MQKLFIAVLFCFMLSGCFDPVTFDASNESTMKISSRNIAKSMSEEQREEFSRAVMYFSMGGTEGLKKIMTAIDDAQRDQIFAEHLAVINGLTGDEILEKYRSLTSH, encoded by the coding sequence ATGCAGAAGTTATTCATCGCAGTACTGTTTTGTTTCATGCTCTCAGGCTGTTTCGACCCGGTTACATTTGATGCCAGTAATGAATCAACGATGAAAATATCGTCCCGGAATATTGCCAAATCTATGTCTGAGGAGCAGAGGGAAGAGTTCAGCCGGGCGGTGATGTATTTTTCAATGGGTGGCACCGAAGGGCTGAAAAAAATTATGACTGCGATTGACGATGCACAAAGAGATCAGATATTTGCGGAACATCTGGCCGTGATTAATGGCCTGACTGGTGATGAGATACTGGAAAAATACCGGTCGCTGACCAGCCATTAA
- a CDS encoding phage tail protein, producing the protein MPVTSFIGEIVMNVYQFVPRNFMNCSGQTISISQYTSLYAVIGSIYGGNDMNTFCVPNLMGRVPVHSGLGPGLNYRQPGERGGSQDALLTTAMLPAHNHVMSAYLNPQPSNQPGNKYIGIVKASDDPTSSLIPAYVGKADLSPDADLNYKSVSYSGENEEHENRQPFLGLRFCICLAGIYPARS; encoded by the coding sequence ATGCCTGTTACATCTTTCATCGGTGAAATTGTCATGAACGTCTATCAGTTTGTCCCGCGTAATTTTATGAATTGCTCAGGCCAGACGATTTCGATTAGTCAATATACCTCGCTTTACGCTGTGATTGGTTCGATCTATGGCGGCAATGATATGAACACATTCTGTGTTCCGAACTTAATGGGTCGGGTTCCGGTTCACTCCGGGCTGGGGCCGGGGTTGAATTACCGGCAACCCGGTGAAAGGGGGGGATCTCAGGATGCGTTGTTAACCACAGCGATGCTTCCGGCGCATAATCATGTGATGAGTGCTTACCTCAATCCTCAGCCTTCAAATCAGCCGGGAAATAAATATATCGGTATTGTGAAGGCATCAGATGATCCAACATCAAGTCTGATTCCTGCTTATGTAGGGAAAGCGGATCTATCCCCGGATGCAGATTTGAATTATAAGTCAGTCAGTTACAGCGGAGAAAATGAGGAACATGAAAACAGGCAACCATTTCTTGGTTTAAGGTTTTGTATCTGCCTCGCCGGGATCTATCCGGCCCGGAGTTAA
- a CDS encoding GNAT family N-acetyltransferase produces the protein MQKLNIPDGLHIRPSTAADKPFLEKLHHATRQDLQWIDGEKDLIESIVELQFQAQTGGYGEQFPNAMYFIIEKQRERIGKATIDFGHNEVRLVDIAFLPEARGHGFGKAIIQSFQTAAAQSGLPVSLTVMQQNLNAKQFYISLGFQVESVTAPYELMVWYPPAVKIIAGG, from the coding sequence ATGCAAAAACTAAATATACCGGATGGGCTGCACATTCGTCCTTCAACGGCGGCTGATAAGCCTTTTCTTGAAAAATTACACCACGCAACCCGGCAGGATTTGCAATGGATTGATGGTGAGAAAGATTTGATTGAATCGATTGTTGAGCTGCAGTTTCAGGCTCAAACCGGGGGATATGGAGAGCAATTTCCAAACGCGATGTATTTCATTATTGAAAAACAGCGCGAACGTATTGGTAAAGCGACGATTGACTTTGGGCATAACGAAGTGCGTTTGGTTGATATCGCTTTCTTACCCGAAGCCCGGGGACATGGCTTCGGTAAAGCAATTATTCAGTCTTTTCAAACGGCGGCAGCTCAGTCTGGTTTACCGGTGTCTCTGACGGTGATGCAGCAAAACCTGAATGCGAAACAGTTTTATATCAGTTTGGGATTTCAGGTCGAATCAGTCACTGCACCTTATGAATTAATGGTGTGGTATCCCCCGGCAGTGAAAATTATCGCTGGTGGATAA